The following nucleotide sequence is from Saimiri boliviensis isolate mSaiBol1 chromosome 6, mSaiBol1.pri, whole genome shotgun sequence.
AAAGAAGTATGTTACTGATAATTGTATTTATATGTGAGCTCTGAATTCTAACCCTGAGTAAGAGCACTCTTTATTTCTCTGTTGGatcagtcatttctttttctactctCCTTAGATGTGAGATCTGTGGATTTACTTGTCGACAAAAGGCATCTCTTAATTGGCACATGAAGAAGCATGATGCAGACTCCTTCTACCAGTTTTCTTGCAATATCTGTGGCAAAAAATTTGAGAAGAAGGACAGCGTAGTGGCACACAAAGCAAAAAGCCACCCTGAGGTGCTGATTGCAGAAGCTCTGGCTGCCAATGCAGGCGCCCTTATcaccagcacagatatcttgggcACTAACCCAGAGTCCCTGACACAGGCTTCAGATGGTCAgggtcttcctcttcttcctgagCCCTTGGGAAACTCAACCTCTGGAGAGTGCCTACTGCTAGAAGCTGAAGGGATGTCAAAGTCATATTGCAGTGGGACGGAACGGGTGAGCCTGATGGCTGATGGGAAGATCTTTGTGGGAAGCGGCAGCAGTGGGGGCACTGAAGGGCTGGTCATGAACTCAGACATACTCGGTGCTACCACAGAGGTTCTGATTGAAGATTCAGACTCTACTGGACCTTAGTGGAAAGGAAGACTTTGGGCATAGAACAGCTCAGACTttgtatttaaaagttaaaaaggacaaaaaaaaaatctaaagcatTTAAAATCTAGTAAAATAACCGAAGGGCCTGCTCTTTCCATTGTGGATcacagcacacacatacatacaccctcCAACCCCCATTCCCTGTTCTCCCTCTATTGCCCCCCTTATAAAATTCATGTTGTCTTTACCAGAAAGGTAGacaaaaaagaagcagcagcagctcttAAAGTGAGGGTTATTCTCATACTCAGTTCCAGCCATCAGCAGACTTACTGCTCCTTGGCAGATCCCCCTTCCAACCTGTAACTCTGATGTGCTCTGGATCAGCTTTTAATAGTATATTACTGTCTTCTAAATCCCTTCTCCTTCTCTACTGCTGCCCTGTGGTTCTGGCTCCTTCCCATTGCGGCACACATTTTCAAATACCATAGAATTCTAATCTCCAGAGGCTGGCAGCTTGACTTGGCACTTTAGGGCCCCTTAGCAGGGTGAGCTGTTAAAACAGCACACATCTCTCATCCCCTCTTCCTTTTCCCCCACTGGGTTTCTGAAAGGAAGGATATATGTGGGGACCACCTCTCTCCTCTTTGATCCCAGCATCTCAGTCCCCCCTCCCAACCCTCCATATGGCTCTCAATGGTGCTCACTTGCTGGAAGCAGGCTCCCAATAGGGAGGGGGCTGCCCTCTACACAGTCTCTTTGACTGTAAGACAGGGCTCTGTATCAGTGAGACAATGAGAAAAGTCCCAGGCTAATGGCGGAAATTTGCACTTTGAacatgtgtgtttttgtgttgtGGAACCTGAGATTCCTTATTTATTAACagaaagtctgattttttttttttttttttttttgagtctttgttGCTATATTTTGTggggctgggagagagagagattagataATTTTGACGTGGGATCCCTTCCATAACAGGTACTTTGAAGGCAAGACATAGGGTTGAAGAAGCACAGCCAGCCTCTGAAATCATAGCTTTCCAGTGGCCTTTAAAGAAAGCTGGTCCTCAGCACTAACAAAATCACTACAATAGCCTAGTGCTTTTTTGGAAGCCTTTTTAGGGAAGAATGTTAGGTTTGTGGTAACTAGTATGCTCTTTGAGATATTTAGAGCATTAAGACTTAGGAATTTCTAGAGGATGAGGAGGGTTGTTCAGAATCTAAATTACAGATAGAAGATTCTTGTTAATTTGTCTCTTTTGTTATCCCTACCATTTCCTTATATTTCCCTCATTGGCCCAACTCTGGctccttgctttttgttttttttgctttgctttatcaTCAGTTCATTCTGGCTCCCAGTTAGTGAAGGACACTGCTGTTAGTGAAGCCTGTGAGTCCTAAAGTTTTAAGTCAAAGGAAACTGTTCTGTTTCCCCTTCAGTAACACttaagaagaggaaaaattttAATAGCCAAAGTTAATACTGCTATATAATAACTGCTTTGGCTTTCACCTAAAATTCTGGGAATCATAATTTCCTTGGAATAGAGATTTTGTTGGGGCATGGATTGCTTATTGCTGTTCACTGGAGAGAAAAGCTAGTGTTTTTATACAAAGTCTTACCCCCAGAAGCCCAAAATCCTATTTTGGCTCATTTTTAGGTAAAGGGCAGTTCCTATCCTGTGTGCCTCAGAAGCTGGAATTGAAGGCTTACCCTGTTCATTGTTTATTGTCAGAAATGCATGATGGCTATTggaaaaaatgaagtttttcCGGGGGGTAGGGGGGAAAGAACAGCTTGTTTTTCACAAACatggtttatcaatttttttaaaatacttttttttcccaaaaagagGATTAACAAAATGTCATTTCTGAAAGAGGCTTACTTTACACCCACTAGTGTCGGCAGTTGGGATGCCAGGAAATAGGGAGTGAAACACCTACAATCAGCAGTCTGAAATGCTCTATTGTTTCTTTTCAGAGTGTTGCAGATTTGCCATTTCTCCAATATGGGAatagaaaatggaataaagataGAAGGGATGTAGAATATGCTTACCTGCCAACAGTAAGGCTTTGGAATTGACTTTGGTATATTGAGTAGATTTGAAAATACAAGATTGATTGGATGAGTCTACAAAAACGTTGTCCTGATCTCCAATCCCTTTTATACTGTTTGACTAGCTAGCATTTATAGTCCACTCTTAGCTTTTTTCTTTGTCGCACTTATCCTTTGTCTCCTTAAGTTTCATTTGCAGTGGTTAGTCATCAGATATTTTAGCCACCTACACAAAGCAAACCGCATTTTTTGAGATCTTTCTGAGATGGGAAAAAATGTATTCTTCTTTCCTATaccactctcccctccccacaaaaaaaacaactagttCTACTAATTAGAAACTTGCcgtacttttccttttcttttagggGACAAGGGCCTTCTTCATAGCTACCATTTGTGTACAATGAATTATTGCAGCAGTTTgcaatactaaaatattttttatggacttcatatttttccttttgataaaGGGATGCTGCATAGTAAAGAGTTGGTATAATTAAACTATCTCAGCCcttttcctgctttcctttctGCTCCATATGCATCATTGTCCTTCCAAGGAGCTCGTTTAATCTTAAAGTTCTACATTTCATACTCTTAGTCAAATTTTGTTACCTTTTTAATAACTCTTCCCACTGCATATTTCCATCTTGAATTGGCAGTTCTAAATTCTGAAACTGTAGTTGAGATaaaactatttaatatttttggggATGTCTACCCTCTTGTTTGTGGTTGCCCAGGGTTCTTTTGCATAATTGAGACTCCTTGATATGCTTCAGAGAGTTTGACCAAACACTGGCCATGGCCATGGGAGTACTgggagtaaaataaaaatattaaggtaTAGAAAAGCATCCACGTAGAGCACTTAAACCTCCTTTGTACCTCTTTGGGGAAAAAGTATAAAGAGTATACTATCAATCTAACTAAGGTTATTATAGTCTGGTTGTTtgaaataccatttttttctccttttgtgttttttccacTTTCCAATGTACTCAAGAAAATTGAACAAATGTAATggatcaatttaaaatattttatttcctaaaagcCTTTTTTGCCTGTTGTAATGTGCAGGACCCTTCTCCTTTCATGGGAGAGACAGGTAGTTACCTGAATATAGGTCGAAAAGGttatgtaaaaagaaattataataaaagggATACTTTGCTTTTCAAATCTCTGTTTTCTCTTAATCTAGGTAaggtatattaaaaataaatatgtaaagaaaaataaaagtgatctTCATGGAAGCAACTTGTCTTCCTTGGTTGTAGTTAGTTACAGTTATCCTAGGGGTGAAACATATGATGCTGCTAAGCAAACCAAATGCTCTCAGAACAAGTGTTATGCGGGGCATActattgtttgcttttgttgagaATCAGGTGGTTAATGTTTTACTGTTTAGTTCttgatttaaaatgctgaaatgaaATATATGATTCTGTTATCATTCAGTAAACTTGGAAATCTTGCTGTTTTGACAACTGCCTTCTAGGAAAAGTGGTCATACTAACCTAGTAGATGGAACATTAAGGATTCTGTGAGGTTAATTTTATCCTGATAGTGACAAAACCTTGATAGCATTTGATATCAGTACTTTTTCTCAAAACTGAATGAATGTGTCaagtactgattttttaaaaaaaggaaaaactatgatCCTTCTGCCTTCTAAGTCCTACTGTAACTGCTGCCTCTCACATCTCCCATTTATCGTTTACTTTTGTAACTTTGCTTCTAAGATGGTATATGTTTCAGCTTATTGGCAATATCTGTGATATAAATGATGAAAGCTAATTCATTCATTTAGGAATGAAACTTTCAGCCCTTACCCAATAAGTGTCATTCTCCAAGTTAAATGCATTATAGACTGACAGCTCTCCaaataccttttaatttttttatcgtCATTTCAAAGCCCAGTTCTCTTAAGAACCATGTGATAGGACtgggtaaagaagaaaaaaggaaagcatgtTGTCACTTGAGTTAGACTGCTTTAGAAGTGTTACCAAGTTAGCGTTGGGTGTTTCCTGTCCTTTGGAAGAGAACAGGCCCAAACAGTACCTTCCTCCTATGTAGCTACCAGGAAGGCACCATGGTTGAAATTAGAGATGCTCCTTTGCttgatttttaagtataaattaaattacctttaaaaaatacttaagaatggCCTTGAAAAACTGCTGTGTTTTTAAAGGACTTATTTCACACAACCTTTGTTTCTTGAACGAAATGTGAACTGcctatacagaaaataaagttggAAAGTCAGTGGGAGAAACAACTGTAGAATCAAAGGCTTCCATTTAAATTCAAACCTCGTTGTTGGATTTTGTGCATGTTATTTCTTGAAGTTTCAGTTTCTTATATGAGAGAAATGGCATTTACCTCAGAATTACTCTGAAGATCAAATGGGATTGctttaaagcatttagcacagtgtCTAGACCCAtggtagatgcttaataaatggcagctatatcaataataataattttattgaatgaCCCCTTCGCCAGCCTACAAAAAAACAATAAGGGGAGGATAAGGAAGGGTGATAAAATTAACTGATTCTAAGTGTGTATGAGATAGATTACATTAGGCAGGGGTGCCACTAGGATTATTATGATAGTGACCTTGTTGCTAAGtgcaaaagcaaaacaatgaCGTAGAAACAACTGTGCTAAGTACTGAGtggaggagagagatggaggcagatgctgcagggggaaaaaaagactgaTTAAAAAGGGCCCTTTGATTCCACAGGCACGAAAATTCCACAGCCAGGAATTTGCTACCACCTCTGAGTCAGGCCCGCGTGGGGGTGGGGTGCACAATCCTGTTAGTAGAGAATGCCTAGTGGGTTTAGTCTGTGAGAGTCACATTTCTTATTTGGACCAGTGTAGACAGAAGTAAACCCAGTTAACTTGTTTCCTGGGACAGTTAAATTAGGGGATGGCTTTTGCAGAGCATTCACCACTGACCCCTCACCGTCGGGACCTCTGTAGCCGCTCTATCTGGCTAGCAAGGAAGATTCGTTCAGACCTGGCTGCTCTTACGGAATCTTATGTAAGTTGCCTGTTTTGCTCTTGTCTgttttccttcatattttctGATCCAGCAACTTACCATCATGTGGCAGCTCCGTTACCAATTGTGAAAGCTCTCATCATGTAATCATTCATAGAGGTTATTTGACATAGGCCCTTTCCTTGAGAAAACCCAGGTgaccttattttcttcttccaggcTGTTGAGGAGGTACGTTACTTGAATGAGAAAAGATATATGGGGTTCTAGATAGAATTGGCTTATGTGTCTTGGAggctattttaaatttgtttgcatGTATTCTGAACACCACTAAAACAGATTAGCCATGGGCCCTCTTGAGTTTGGATTCTTTGTAGCCATTGTTCTGAATTTTTTAGCCCTGCAAATGAAAAGTTTATAGGATATGGAGGAAGAGTACTATGAACTTGGGGGAATTGCTAAATCCTACCAACTTCTATGTAGCCACCTACCTTTTAGTATTCTGCTTCAAAAGTAGAGTGTGTCTAAAGAGAAAGGTAAGCTATCAAAAAGATCTAGAAGATTCATTGGAGACTTGTGGAAGTGTTGAATTCTTGAGCTAACTGGAGTTCCGGGTTGGTTTTCTAATAGTAGGGAGATCCCCATCAGTCTCCACTTAAGATCTGCTGTGGAAATACTTCAGCCCCTGTGGAGAGTTCTGAATTTAGGCTGAGAACTGATTCATCTTTGTATAGCCTAACCAGACAGAAATCAAACTCTTTGGGAGTGCACAATGGAGAGAGGGAAGTTAGATAAATTCTACAATGGCTATATTCCAGGGCTTCCAAGTTGTGGCAAGCGTCTAcaagtatgtttaaaaataatttaatatgattAAAATATTCCAGTTTCCAAGAGAGTTTGAAGTGAGAAGGAAATATTCTTCTAAATCAGTAGTTTTCAACCATTAGAACTTAGTGAAATCTGAACATTCTTCCAAGAAAAATGCATAGGTACTCAATTTCAGGGAGTATTGGGTCTTTCTAAAGCCCAGTCACAGAGCCCAAATTAGAGTTACTACTGTAGGCATATTATTTACTTTACAACTTGGATCCTTGGCCAGAGAGGTGAGTGAGATTTTCTATGAAATGTAGGGGTGATTGAAGGACATTGGGATGATTACAGAAGATGTGGTGTTTTCCTATATCCTCGGCCAGGTGAAGCATCAGGGCCTGAACAAGAACATCAACCTGGACTCTGTGGATGGGGTGCCAATGGCAAGCACTGATCAGTGGAGTGAGCTGACCGAGGCAGAGCGACTCCAAGAGAATCTTCAAGCTTATCGTGTCTTCCAtgttttgttggccaggcttttaGAAGACCAGCAGGTGCATTTTACCCCAACTGAAGGTGACTTCCATCAAGCAATACATACCCTTCTTCTCCAAGTTGCTGCCTTTGCTTACCAGATAGAGGAGTTAATGGTACTCCTGGAATACAAGATTCCCCCCAGTGAGGCTGATGGGATGCCTGTTGGTGTTGGAGATGGTGGTCTCTTTGAGAAGAAGCTTTGGGGTCTAAAGGTGCTACAGGAGCTTTCACAGTGGACAGTGAGGTCTATCCATGACCTTCGTGTCATACCTTCTCATCAGACTGGGATCCCAGCACGTGGGAGCCATTATATTGCTAAGGAGAAGAAAATGTAGCAGTtggtctcttctctcttccttgctttcttttctgatgGAATATACATAGTTCCCTGGGGCCTCACTTTCCCATCTCAAATTTCCGAAAATGATTAAGActacaggcattttttttttcttcttttttccctgacCACCTGTAGCCTGTTGAAGGACTGCAGGCATTTTCATTAAGTAGGGTTGGAGACATGCACAAATGTGCATACAAGTTTATTCTGAGGTGGGTGTCTGTACGTGCTGTAGGTGTAGGAGGGTGGGAGCAGGGATAATGTCCTTCCACTTCAGGGTTCTAACTTGTAACACTAAGTAACCTCTACAGACATGTAACAGCCTTACAGACAGAATATACATATGTTAATTCAAGTTCTGGATGGCTCATCTGAGAAGACTCAATTTAAAATCAAGACTCTAGCCAATTTAAAcgtttaaagaataaaaataatagctaactttTATCTACTATATTGAGGCAATATGCCAAGGGTCTTTATTATGTACAGCTTTTACAACCTTGTGA
It contains:
- the CNTF gene encoding ciliary neurotrophic factor; the protein is MAFAEHSPLTPHRRDLCSRSIWLARKIRSDLAALTESYVKHQGLNKNINLDSVDGVPMASTDQWSELTEAERLQENLQAYRVFHVLLARLLEDQQVHFTPTEGDFHQAIHTLLLQVAAFAYQIEELMVLLEYKIPPSEADGMPVGVGDGGLFEKKLWGLKVLQELSQWTVRSIHDLRVIPSHQTGIPARGSHYIAKEKKM